GCCAAAAACAGCTTCTAAGGAGAAGCTATTTGAAAATATCTGTTTGGTAAGAGAAGCTGAAAAAAACTTTGTGAAGCTAGACCATAAGAtgtaccaaacatgcccttagacCTAACTCAAATAGTCTGGCATAAAGAAAACTTCCTCTTCTCTATACTTAAAGTTCAAACCTTTCCTATTTATCTACTGTTAAAATTTTTGTTCCCTAACTAACACTTTCGTTAGTTTGGGCACGTAACGGTGCTAACTCTAAGGGGAAAGGATAATTGCCCCTCCTTTGTTTTTCAGTTAGTATGTTTATTGGGCACCCATTTTTTTGTTAGCGTTTTTTTTTTGCCATTTCAAGAAAGGATATTTAAATGGAACGACAACAAAATGAGAACCGAAAAAATTAGTGCCAACAGGAAAAAAAATATGGTGCCAAAATATCTTAAAATGATAAAAAAACACTAACAGAAAATGACGTTCAAGAAATAATCTTACTCGAAAACAAAGGAGGACCAAAATTGTCCTTTTTCCTTAGAGTTAACACCGTTATATGTCGAAACTAACGGAAATGCCGTTAAGTGAAGAAAATGTTAAAAGAGGATAAATATGAAGATTTAAACTTTAGATGCTAAACAGGGAAAAAAAATTATATTATGAGACAGGTATCATCAAACAGACCCCTCGGTAAATTTGAAACTTTTTTTTAGTGGCACGTTAGAAAGACTCAAATCAAACCCACCGCTCCCCGAAAGCCCATTCCGGACCACGCCACTCTCAAACCCTAACCTCACCCTGTCACGGTGTCACCCATGGTGCAGGACGCACCTAACGCACTTGCCTCCGACGCCGATCACCCCGCCCCGCCGTCCCGCCTCCTTTCTAAGcaccgcccgcgccgccgcgctgCGGCCCCTCGCCCGCCCCTGCCACCACCTGCGCCGCCAGCGCCCGCGCGTGGCCTGCCCGATCTCAGCCTGTGCCACTGCTGCGGCGTCCGCTTCCCAACGCCCCAGCCGGGGGCCAGGTCCAATCGCCGCCCGGTCCGTCCACTCAGCTCCCTATGGCGCGTCGTCCTCCTCTGCGCCGAATGCCTCTCCCTCGTCCGCTCCGCCGCTGTATGCTCCTACTGCCTCTCCCTCGACAACCTGCCGCCTGAGGACTCCGCCGTCGTCTGCCGCCGCTGCAAGCGCTGTGTCCACCGATCCTGTATCCCCGCCGAACACCGCACGACCGTGATCCAGCCGGTCGATGTGGAGGATTTCCTCTGCGTCGATTGCTGCCCCACCGTGAGATCGAAGAACAGGGGCTTCAATTTGGGGCTGAATCTGGAGGCTTGCTTCTGGGATCGTACCTCCGTTGCTGGGGAGAACGCTCTGAGGAAGGCTGCGGAGGTGAAGTTGGCTTCCAAGCGGGGGAACAACGCTGTTGGCAGCAGTGGGCTGGTGGGGAGGAACAGTGGTGTTCCGGTTCTGCTGGACGAAGAGTTAGCTTTGCAGCTACACCTGGCAATGAATGGATCACAGAGGATTTCACGTTCGGGTAATTCAGCTGGTGGTGGCTCTGCCGAGCCAGGCAAGGGGAAGAATGATGGGGTTGGTGGTAGGATTTGCAACATAAATCAGGAGATTTGCATAACCAATATGATGGCTCagctcgatgaagaagaagaaccagGTTGCAACAGGGTTTTAAAGTGCCTTAGGAGTTCTGATTCCTCTGTCACAGTGGTTCTTGCGCTGGAATGTGTGAAAGGTAAACACGCTGAGGAGAGCATGAAAGCTAAAAGAAAAGGTCCTCATGTGATTACACAGCAGGATGATTTGGTGGATCCCTATAAGAAGTATAGCAAAAGGAGCTCAAGCAAGTTGGCAAAAGATGGATATGTTGAGAGCCGGAACATGTGTGATGGGATGGACATAGATGCTGATCATGGTGGTAATGGGGTGGCTCCTATGAAATAGACTGCTTGTGCCATTCTGAGGTACTAATTTCTTTTAACAAATGCCTTTTATGTCATTCTGCTATTGAAGCACAACATCCAGTGCAACTTCATGTTGCCCAAGTAAATGCTAGTTATATGCCATTGCAAAGATGTCGAAGATGCAAAATGCCATTGGGAAATGTCATCCGGGTTAGATGATGTTACAAATATTTATTAATTCATGAACGGCCATTAAGACAATATCACATTGTCACTTAGGCCATCTAGTTCTTTCCTCATGTAGGTCACCGTACCCTTCTTTGCTATTTTTGCTGCTGCAGTCCACTAAGGGAGTGTTTAGCCTTTTACTAACTCATGCCTAGTCTTGCAATTTATCAACAACCTTGCAACTTAGTCCCTCTGCTCTAATATTTCGTGCATGGATCTAGGGACATATACTATAGTTCCAAAAGGAAAATCAATATAAGATGACCATCCATGCTCCTACCCCTATTATATGTTATATGTTAAAATACATTCATTTCTCTTACATTAGGGTATTTAGTTAGGGGTGGGGTGCAGAAATACTACTATAATTACATTCTGGATATCCTCAGTGAGCAAATATTGTGGATCGGTTACTCTCATGGCCATGAACAAATATTTTGAAACGAAGGGAGTATTCTTATCGTTCCTAATCGGTCTGGTACCGATTAGGACGATCAGGACGATTAATCGACCCCTGATCGGTCTAATCGTCCAGCATATAGCAGGACTATATAAgtatatatcatatatgtatggtatatatataatataccatatattatatatttatatagtaGACATCGAGCATATTTCTAGTTAGTTGGTTACTTACCTATGAGATCTGACTCCATATTCTTGTCCCAGCCTccatatgtttgcttattttctGCAGGAATAATAGATAACttgagtaagtagatgcaaaagaATAGTGTGACAGACTGACAGCATTACAGCAGCACATACTCAATCCAGATCCAGAAAAGTAGGAATTAAAAAACTAGCATAGTCCACAGCTTACTTAATATAGTACGGGTACTGAGTACATACTGCAAACTAAATAATTAAACACTGCAAACAACATTCAGAGTTTTTAAGATAACACTAGCTGCCATTCAATCAGCATTCAGCAACCATCTAAATCTAAATAAGCAAATCATCATCCAAATTGaagcctcctcctccatctccacccGAGTCTCCATCCACCTCCATTCCTACTTCAGCATTAGATGCATCTGGCTGAACTTGTGCTTCatggtcatcatcttcatcatcaatgctatctggagcagcagctgcagctgcagcagtCCTTGGACGCTTCCTGGTATACATCTGACTGACAGAGGCTGctgcacgagcagcagcagccctaggCAAGTTGCGGCCCTGTAGATTCTCAGATGCACCAATAGCTTCATCAACAGCAGCCCAAGTCGATTCCTCACAATTCTCATCCACCCATTCATTATCCCACTGAAATTCATCTAGCGTGAGAGGGTTGCTCTTCTGTCCTTTGCAACCAAGCTCTCTGATTTTTTTAAACCTGTTTGACATCTTTTTGTTGTAACTGACATAGACCAATTTATTTAACCTCTTGTGCTCTAATCTGTTCCTCTTTTTGGTGTGGAACTGCATAAAAAATAATGAACAACACATTGGTTTGCAAGCAATATCGCAAATACATAATTGATTTTACTTCGAACTAGCAGTGGTACTTACATGGGAAAAAACACTCCAATTACTTGGTAGCTTGAGCTATTTTCTTCTTTGCTTCTGATTGTGCTCGCTTGAGTCTTGTCCCAGAACTTGGTACTTTCGCTGGTTCAACTTCAGTAACTTCATCCTCTTCAtttgcttcttgttcttgttcacCATCTCCAGGAAGTGCCACAATTGTAGTCCTTGTATTCTTCTTCAAGTAAATAGTCATCTCTCACTGGACTACTGGAGGTGGTTTTGGGCACTTCACTGCATCCCCATAACCCCCAGCAAGGTGCATCTTGAACCGACCGATTCCTGCAGGCACTACCTTCTTACAGAAAATGCACTGAATAAATTCCTTCTTCGTAGGATCTGGCCACCACCCATACTTCCATCCTGGGTCTTGAGATCAAGCCTTCCTCTTGGGATCTTTAGCCTGCTGAGCAAGTTCTGGAGGCAGTGCTGCTATAGCCTTTTCTACAAGGGCTGAAACATCTGGAGCAGCTGAGGATGCTGAATCAGCACCACCTGATGCAACTGATGAGCTTGCACCAGCACCTCCTTCAGGATTAGGCCCAGGCATGATGACTTCCACTGCAAGCTGCCGCCTTCGATTTTCATCTACGCAAGTTCAGCAAAGAGCCAAAGAAACAAAGCATCAAGATTTGAGCATAGTGCAGAGGAAAGGAGATGTTTGTCAACACGACACCTACCATGATTAATCTTCCAGCCCTGTTCATGAGAGAAGACTTCCAACCTGGAAGATGACCAGCGACCTTATCCACTAGTGGCAACAGATCGGACTTTGTAGGTTTACGTATTGTGAGCGGTAGGCCAAGGTAAGTGCAAGGGAAACACATAACAGAATATTGGAGGTGAGAACTAAATCCTTCTCTGAACATTGAATGGGTGTCACTGAACTTTTTGTCATGTTAGTCTTGAGACCCAAGGCATGGCCAAAAATTTGTAGCACCAGCATGATAGTATGGTGATTAACACTCGAAGGCCAAAGGAATACTACTGCATCATCTGCATAGAAAGAAACCCTGTGCTTGGCTCCTTGGACAGCAAGTGGTTGCAGCAGATTCATTTTAGCAGCATGGTTCACCAGGGAATTAAGAACATCCATAACAAGGATAAACAACATTGGGGACAAAGGATCTCCCTGACAAAGTCCTCAAAGATGAGATATAGATTCCCCAGGCTCTCCATTCAAAATAATCTGTGTCGAGGAGGTAGATAACAGCAGACATATGAGATTCATCCAGCACCAACCAAAACCCATTTGTTGTAATACTtccaacaagaaagatcaagaaactGAGTCAGAAGCCTTAAAAATGTCTAACTTCAGGTGGATGTGTGGCTCCTTTTTGTGCAGACTCCTAGCCATTTGTTGGACAATTAAGAAGTTATCGTGAATATTCCTTCCTCACACAAAAGCACTTTGATTTGTAACTGGTAAACAAAGGAGCTAATCGGTTGGCCAGGATTTTTGTCACCAACTTCACAATGCTGTATACAAGGCTAATCGGTCTGTTGTCTTTAACTTGCATGGCATCCGCCTTTTTATGGGTAACAGAGTTATGAAAGCTATGTTGAGGAGTTTAAATCTGAAAACGTGACCACACTCAATAGCTGAAAGATCCTGCAGCACATCACCTCTTATAATGTCCCAACAGGACCTAAAAAATGGCCCATGAACCCATCTGGCCCCGGGGCTTTGTCCAATGGCATGCCTTTGGTAGTTGCCCATGCTTCCTCTTCCAAGAATGGCTCATCATGGGACGCAAGATCATGTTGCTGTATATGGAGGGCAGCAAGGTCTATTGTATAGTCTCTGTCTTCAGTCGAACCTAGCAGATTATCATAGAAATCCAGAACAGCATCCTGTTTATCCTCTTGAGATGTGACAATCTGATCACCAACCTGAAGTTTACCGGCAAAAGTCTCCTTGGAGATTCCTAGATTGACTGAGCAATGAAATGTTTT
The nucleotide sequence above comes from Miscanthus floridulus cultivar M001 chromosome 18, ASM1932011v1, whole genome shotgun sequence. Encoded proteins:
- the LOC136524383 gene encoding uncharacterized protein, encoding MVQDAPNALASDADHPAPPSRLLSKHRPRRRAAAPRPPLPPPAPPAPARGLPDLSLCHCCGVRFPTPQPGARSNRRPVRPLSSLWRVVLLCAECLSLVRSAAVCSYCLSLDNLPPEDSAVVCRRCKRCVHRSCIPAEHRTTVIQPVDVEDFLCVDCCPTVRSKNRGFNLGLNLEACFWDRTSVAGENALRKAAEVKLASKRGNNAVGSSGLVGRNSGVPVLLDEELALQLHLAMNGSQRISRSGNSAGGGSAEPGKGKNDGVGGRICNINQEICITNMMAQLDEEEEPGCNRVLKCLRSSDSSVTVVLALECVKGKHAEESMKAKRKGPHVITQQDDLVDPYKKYSKRSSSKLAKDGYVESRNMCDGMDIDADHGGNGVAPMK